Proteins from one Nicotiana tabacum cultivar K326 chromosome 23, ASM71507v2, whole genome shotgun sequence genomic window:
- the LOC107795155 gene encoding pentatricopeptide repeat-containing protein At5g47360-like: MLPLSISRLFLKTNSANEPIFLLKKVLLFTTCSSSAGEFLGHLLKNKNGSGMEKTLNTVKAKLDAKCVNEVLEKCAVDDPQMGLRFFIWAGLHPSYRHSSYMFSRAYKLLGFDRKPRIIQDVIEVYRLQNNYVPSARMFKVILNLCREGKDANLGLWVLWKMKELNCRPDTTVYNVVIRLLCEKGVMDEAMGLMKEMDLIDLHPDMITYVVLIKGLSEVGRLEEACGLTKAMRGHGCVPNTVTYSALLDGICRFGSLERALELLREMEKDGGQCKPNVVTYTTVVQNFVEKGQSIEALSILDQMRDFGCKPNRVFICTLIQGLCKDGHMEEAHKVINRVAETGIPYDSCYSFLVLSLFRIGKLKEAEMCFRRMLAGGLKPDGLTSSTIMRWLCQQRRILDGYHLIDAIEQSAGVSSIDSDIYCILMAGLCEENHLVEAAKLASLMVGKGIQLKGPCTKNVIECLRRCGKEDLASSIGSIKC; encoded by the coding sequence ATGCTTCCTCTATCAATCTCTCGCCTTTTCTTGAAGACCAATTCAGCCAATGAGCCAATTTTTTTACTCAAGAAGGTCCTTTTATTCACCACTTGTTCATCATCAGCTGGAGAATTTTTGGGTCATTtgctgaaaaataaaaatgggtcTGGTATGGAGAAGACTCTGAACACAGTTAAGGCTAAACTAGATGCTAAATGTGTTAATGAAGTATTAGAGAAATGCGCCGTTGATGATCCTCAAATGGGTCTCAGATTCTTCATTTGGGCTGGACTTCATCCCAGTTATAGACACAGCAGTTACATGTTTAGTAGAGCTTATAAACTTCTCGGATTTGATCGCAAACCACGAATTATTCAAGATGTCATTGAGGTTTATAGGCTGCAGAATAATTATGTTCCAAGTGCTAGGATGTTTAAGGTTATTTTGAATTTGTGTAGAGAGGGAAAAGATGCTAACTTAGGCTTGTGGGTGTTGTGGAAAATGAAAGAGTTGAATTGTAGGCCGGATACGACAGTGTATAATGTAGTTATTCGATTATTATGTGAGAAAGGTGTTATGGATGAAGCAATGGGTTTGATGAAAGAGATGGATTTGATTGATCTTCATCCTGATATGATCACTTATGTTGTGTTGATTAAAGGGTTGTCTGAGGTGGGTAGGTTGGAAGAAGCTTGTGGATTAACCAAAGCTATGAGGGGACATGGATGCGTGCCAAATACGGTGACCTATTCAGCTCTTCTTGACGGGATTTGTAGGTTCGGGAGTTTGGAAAGGGCGCTTGAGTTATTGAGAGAAATGGAAAAAGATGGTGGGCAGTGTAAGCCCAACGTCGTTACTTATACTACTGTGGTTCAAAATTTTGTTGAGAAAGGTCAGTCGATAGAGGCATTAAGTATTTTGGACCAAATGAGGGATTTTGGGTGTAAACCAAATAGGGTGTTTATCTGTACTTTGATTCAGGGTCTTTGCAAAGATGGGCATATGGAGGAAGCGCATAAAGTCATCAACAGAGTAGCTGAAACTGGTATTCCATATGATTCTTGTTACAGTTTTCTAGTTTTATCACTGTTTCGGATTGGAAAACTCAAGGAGGCAGAAATGTGTTTTAGGAGAATGTTGGCTGGTGGCCTAAAGCCTGATGGTTTGACCTCAAGCACAATAATGAGATGGCTTTGTCAGCAGAGAAGGATACTTGATGGATATCACTTGATTGACGCGATTGAGCAGTCTGCAGGCGTATCTTCTATAGATTCTGATATTTATTGTATACTTATGGCTGGACTATGTGAGGAAAATCATCTTGTTGAAGCTGCAAAGCTTGCTAGTCTAATGGTAGGGAAAGGAATTCAGCTTAAAGGTCCTTGTACTAAGAATGTAATTGAATGTCTTAGACGTTGTGGCAAAGAAGATTTAGCTTCAAGCATTGGTAGTATTAAGTGCTGA